The following is a genomic window from Hippoglossus stenolepis isolate QCI-W04-F060 chromosome 14, HSTE1.2, whole genome shotgun sequence.
TTCATTTTCAGTTCGATGCCTGAAACAAAGATAACTGCAACTTGAATCACATTATAATACAAACTACCCACCAGCTTTTAATTGTTATACTTCCTCTCTTAACACTACTTTACTATCTGTAAGTCAAAATGCATCAGATTTGAAGTAATGGACTTTAATATCACACTGAACCTTACACACCTCATGATTCGAACTGAGTGACTCGAATGAACTTTATCTCATTCAGGCATCAATGTCAGATCATCTTATTTAAAACTTAAAGCAGGGACgctgaggaaaaacacacacgcacacacagctctAGGTATCGTCAGACTGTCAtgattaaacaataaatatttaaacaccTCACAGGgttggtgctgctgcagcttgaaaaacaaaagacttgtataagtatatatttgttttattgtttttcaaaggctagattgagatctttgtgtttctttggtgCAGCACCTCCCTCTTGACAACATCACAATACACACTGCATCCTCCTGAGCCCATAGGGTATATTAACAAGTTTAGGCAAACAATCAATGACTCATCTGCAGTGACGCTTGTGAATCATGAACAAGTAAGGTCATTGAAGGTTTCTGTTTCATGTAACGAGGACATTTGATAAAAGCATCTTCACAAAGCAGACATGGAGATGATGAGATATGTAAGTAAagtgtttatatgttttaaacTTGACTCAGGTGTTGGTTGAGGTTGTGTCTCTTCTGTCTTACAGAGGCactaaaagacaaactgaaattTACACATTCATACTTGAATACTGAACTGTAAAACTACTGTgttctgcagtttttaaataacTACAGAATGCGATTGATATGTTTTAGATAATGGAGTAAACTGAGTTTATAGTTTGTTGCACTGTGTTGATTTTTACATAGAGATGTTGACTGttattttgaataatgttaaaaaactaATGGAACTGGTTTAGTTGCACTATAGGTTGAACAGTCCAGGAAATGCAGAACTCTTGCAGCCCAATGATAAGACTAAATGCttcagaatgaaaatgaaattaaaaaatatgaatatacataagtaaataaacagaaattcAACCagaaagaagatgaaataatagaacaataaatgaaattagataacaattaagatttttttcaaagttattaaatcaaattaaatagatCACCCcaacaatatacatttttacaaatattgttttaagaAGGTATTTAAAAGCAGTCCAAAAATCCAGGGTAGAAGAGTGGACCCTAAATCAAGATTTTAGTTTCGAGGCATCTAATCTAATAATGgattttattgtcaataatttaggtttaaatataaaatatataataagcttttgttttgtctaCAGCTCTACACATGTTTTCTCCAGTAGtcatcaaaacacaaattaaatttaaatttctcAGTTGGACTGTGATGATCTGATGCATCTTTTACTGTAATTAGCATATAGGGCCAAAGTTACGATACAAAGATTCACTGATATAAAAAACCCTATATCACAGAGACAGCTAATTTATCTGACATTGTAACTTCCGGactttgtttgactgtttcagAAAACAGTGATAAGATTCCTCTTTAGCACTGGGATCTTTTTTCAAGCCTGCGAATCAGACGTGAGTTGCAGGAATGACGATGGAAACGAGGTCGACTGGTTGGTGGAAACTTCGAATTGTGgcagtttatattttcacctATTCTCAGTATCAGCTGGACGCATGacaaaaatgcatttctctctgtgccatTAGGTACATCTTATACAAGTTGCCCAACATGAACGACGGTGGTCTGTCATATCTGTACATGGATGAGAGCAGCAATGGTTGGACACGCAGCAGAGAGAATATCAACAGCAGCTCTGGCACCCTGGCCCACACCCTGAAACCTCTTCTCGACTTCTACGACAGAGAGGTAACACGTGTCTCTCTGGCATGACAGCCTGCAGTCACAAGTCCTAacagtgtcattgttttttttagacgGAAGGATTTGGATATCTGATCTATAACGATCAGCCTCCGAAACCAAAAAAGCCAGCTCCTGCATCATTTGGACACAGTAAAGGTGGAAGCTGCAATCTTTCACTGTATTGCTTTCAAAGCCCAAAAACATCCTAATATAACAaagctgtgtttctgtttcttctgttttacaACCTGAAGGAGTCGTAATGTTGGACAGACAAACTGGAGTCTGGCTCTCACACAGCACACCAACATTTCCAACATATCGCAGTAAAGACTTCTGGCCTCGAAGAGGAAACGCTAATGCTCAAACATTTATATGTGTCACTTACTCCTATGCTACATTCAAACAAATAGGTAGGTTAATGCCATTTGTTAATTTGCTAAAAAGGGGAGACAATCCTATTGAACAATAACATCTTGTATCTAAATTCTCAGGACTGCAGCTCCAATACATCCACGCTTATTCATACGACTCTAGAATAACCACAACCTTTCCAACTGAGCTGCGCGGTGTGGCACTGAGAACCTGCTACCCAAAGAGGACGCCCTGGTTTAGAATAATAAAGCTGAGGTCGGTGAAAGGACAGAGGTTCAGCAGCTTTGCAAAATACAGACGATTTGGGGATGGTGAGTGTTTGCAGtctaaaaagttaaaattagGTTGATGATGAACTTGACAAATAGGAAACACTTGCTCTCACTAAGAAAACGTGTGACCCtgtacactgaaaaaaataattgctACCAACtttaaaaattactttttacattacattttttctggAGACAGAAGTATCGATTCTCAGGGGATGCATCAGGGAGACCATCACCAAATCTGAGATGTCTTTTCTAAAAGGAGTATTATCATCTCCCCAAGTCACGGTGGCCACGTACTGTTGCGGACTAagtgaaatagaataaaactaaattgacAAAATAGACTTAAACCATAAAAAGTTTTTTCAAAGCGAATTTAGCAAATGTATTAATATAACTACCTTTTATTCGTTTGTTTTACCAATTGAAGTAATTTTTGAGTTGGTCcaaaaactttcttttttcagtgtatatatccaagttgtgtttttttatgtacttgtgaaatgtttttctaaaatgttgtGCACTTCTCTTTTTCATGGTTTATGTGTTCCGCTTTGTTTTCACTACTTTCACAGATATTTACTCTGGCCTTATTGTAAACTCTGTGAAGAAGGATCTGTACGTCAAGAGCTGGGGAAAGATGCGTCGCCCCCTGCCTTCTAACTGCAGCATCCCTCACCATGTGTACAATGTGAAGAAGGTACAACTTCCCGGCACACAGCCCTTCACCAACACTGTCGATCACTCCAAGTGGAGCGTGACGGCTGACGGTGGCTGGACCTGCATCGCCGACATGAACAGGGAGATGAGTCAGATGcgcagaggtggaggagccaTATGCATCAATGATACTGTGATCGGTGACGCTTTCTATTCACTGATTAAAAAGGATGAGCGATGTGACCGTAAACGTGCACGTGCTCCGCAAAGAGCTTTAAGGGCACAACcctctgaatttttttttttttaatgtcaggaaactgaagtgactTATCCAGATATTTGTTTGGTTGTACTGTATACATTTTTAGAAGTTATACCCAACTTTGTTTTAGTGTATGATCaactctgtcttttattttctgtgtggtttATTTCTACAAATCAAAGACTGCATTgctattattttaaatcatgtttttagaAGTTTAAgaagaaataatgtgttttaatagcTTGATTacctttattttaacatatatatctttattgcctgtaatttatattttctaatcaTTACAtaaagattcaagattcaagattcaagagtttattgtcatatgcaatGATTACATaaagcagtcgcttgcaatggaattcttgggtcacaggctctcttatagcaatgctcatAATATtagtaaaataagataaaatagaatatcaaaattaaaatagaaaataaaatatatatatctaaatatatacatacacctgaataaaaaaagaaaaacaagaaaaaacagtagtgcaagtgtgtgcaatagtgcaaatgtgcaatagtgcaaatatgatAAGGTGCAGATTAAGTGGAAtttgacagattggaggagtttaaaattcttatggcctgggggatgaaactgtctctgagcctggtggtgcgggcccggatgctgcggtaccgtcggccagacggcagcaaGCAtaacagtttatggctgggtTGATAGgggtctttaatgatccggttggccttcttcctacactgctgggtgtagaggtcctccatggatggtagctccgtcctggtgatgtgctgggcagacttcaccaccctctgcaaagccttacggttcagggcaGTGCAGAtgccgtaccaggcggtgatgcagccagtcaggatactctctatggtgcacctgtagaagttgcagagaatcctggcatccatgttgagcctccgcagcctgcggaggaagaagagccgctgtctggccgtcttcctgatggagtctgtgtggttggtccaggtcaggtcatcactgatgtggacccagaggaacctgaagctgctgactcgctccaccgtagtcccattgatggagaggggggcgtgttctactccttttctcttcctgtagtccacaATCAGCTCCTTCGTTTTGCCGAcgatgagatggaggttgtcctggcaccaagatgtcagggctctgacctcctctctgtaggccttctcatcgtcgccggtgatcaggcctattacagtcgtgtcatcagcaaacttaatgatggtgttggagctgtgggtggccatgcagtcatgcgtgaacagggagtacaggagaggactgagcacgcacccctggggggcaccggtgtttagagtcagggtggaggatgtggtgctgcctatccgcaccgcctgtggtctgcccatcaggaagttcaggatccaatcacggagggcgatgttgagcccaaggtctctgagcttggtgacgagcttcaggggcacgatggtgttgaatgctgaactgtagtcaatgaacagcattctcacatatgtgtccctctggtccaggtgggagagggcagtgtgagggagatggcatctgcagtcgacctatttggcctgtaggcaaactgaagagggtccagagagtcagggagggaggaggtgatgaagggtttgattagccgctcaaaacacttcatgatggtggaggtgagtgctactgggcggtagtcgttcaggcagaggatttttgtttttttgggaacagggacaatgatggtctccttgaaacatgcggggactacagactggagcagtgacaggttgaaaatgtcagtgaacacatctgccagtgttaagactaaaatctatgtttttccttgtgtgtgtgtctgtgaagatggcaatgaaactgaactctaaataaatgcagtatgttagacaggggtgggggcaggggcagtttgggctgaatatgtgggagaatgtgtagccttcacatagtgacttttagtagccgttgctggctggttttaatcttgaagctggttggtgtgtgtgtgtgtgtgcgtcacatcgcagttcagtctcgcacctgtctgataatgcctgttgtggagactgtacatctgtggcatacaatacactgtactttaacttgttctcatacctaacttactatattacagcctgaactccattagctttattcaaacatcacacatacatgaatgcactgttttcataagaaacCGTGACCTACCCtcagaaagaattcaagcagctgccactaggttctgaaggacagataggaaaggcgttgttttgtctagaaaatgcgcatgccatactgaagactcacaagccgtcagccgattcaaggcttgttttaaaacaccaaaccaaactgtcagaaatgtgaagatttgcccagcaaCGGTCAAAGGAGGggcgaaactgggagcggctcctcatcattggcggattccagtgccaagaggctgggaccagcctgtgcactagcaAGAGAGAGCCAGGGCTAagccacggtgactccccctcgttattgaccaatgaagttctacctattattataaatattgcacccgccgtccgttcggggcgactctagACTACCCCGTGCTATTAGACGGCCAGGGCTGtgcgttgagtgcccatagctatgttgtagcttttcattgcttctaaataaatacttgttgaaccaaaccgagaccggctcttctcatatctcgggacaaaagaacacgacaccagctgatctgcacacaccttgagagctcggccagtgatgccatcaggtccaggtgccttgcgtGTGTTGATCCGGTTAAGAGATCTCCACACGTCTGCCCTGGATATTACAGGGGAGCagcggtcctcctgggcctcttgtatctccacagccggggagttgctctcaaagcGAGCATATAAGGTGTTCAGAtcctctgggagagatgcagacactacatcagcactgctggtctttcctttgtagtcagagatggttttgagtccagcccacatgttccttgtgttggagCCCTTGTAGTGGGACTCCACTTTGTCCCTGTAGAGTCTCTTGGCACTGCTAATAGCACTCCGGAGCGcgtacctggacttcctgtactcctccagaTCACCTGAGATGTTGGCATCAGTCCGTGCTTTGAGTTTTGCATGGACGtcaccattaatccagggcttctggtttggAAATGTTCGTACAGTAATCCTGGGTACGACGTCATCAatgcatttgctgatgtagcagatgaCCGCGTCTGTGTACGTGTGGATGTTGTCATCCTGGAACACGCACCACTCCGTAATGCTGAAGCAGTCCCGGAGAGCCGAGTCTGATTGGTCGGTCCACCGCTGAATGGTCCGAGTCACCGGTCtgtcacgtttgagtttctgcctataggaaggcagcagcagaactgagacgGATCCGATTTGCCGAATGGGGGCGAGGGAGGGCCTTATACGCATCCCGGAAGGGAGTGTAAACATGGTCGAGTGTGTTCGCACCACGTgtaggacagctgatgtgttgatggtATCTCAGCAGgactttcctcatcttggcgttGTTAAAATCACCGGCCACAATAAACGCAGCCTCGGGCCGTGATGTCTCTGTCCTGTTGATAAACGCATGCAGCTCGTCAAGTGCCTGATTAGTGTCGGCATGTGGCGGAATGTACACCGCTGTTATAACGACCGATGTAAACTCCCTCGGGATGTAATTAGGTCGGCATCTGATCATGAGGTGCTCCAGGTCCGGAGAACAGCCCGAAGAAATAATTTCCACATCTGAGCACCATAGATTGTTCACCATGCAGCAGACACCTCCTCCCTTGCTCTTCCCCGAGTTTGTCGTCCGGTCCTGGCGGTGAATGGAGACCGCCTCGGGAACAATGGCGGAgtctggcatgtctaccaacccaaaaactctgtaaaaaaaaacacttgcgcgttttgttatggttcctctaagtcagaaacgtcatgcttgagtgactcgaatgagcttcctgggttttgtgtcgtaacaatgcactggaagtctccctacatggccttggttgtgtttttttatttgcttgtgaaatgtttttctaaaatgttgtGCACTTCTCTTTTTCATGGTTTATGtgttccactttcttttttttaaagacaatgGAATTACACAAACGAACCACGTTGTCACCTGAATATTTACTTCACAAAAACAATCTAAACTTCAGTTTTAAACTCTGCTAAAGCATCTATCCACTGTGTTGTGTGCACATTTCACATGCCACATTCACTCTTATCAGATGTACACACTAACGTCTCAGAACAGAGAAGTGTATGAACTCACCCCACCCAAGTTCTTCAGAAGTGCCCTCGGATCCTGATGTATTTGGCCTGTGATCTACTATGTAAACTTTATCATATTATTGTAGACAGTTGTGTTCACTTCATTTTCCATCTTGgattgtttcatttgatttgtagTGGCCCTGAAAGGcaaaactaaatatctttgGTAAATTTTTGCCGTTGCTCATATTTATCACCACACTCATTATCATTAACATAATCGCTCTTAGAATAACTTGATATTTTAGTGATAAAGATGAAATTCCAGTTTTGTCCTAAAACTTAGCTTTTTGTTTCATACACTACATTCCAAATATAAATGATTTCATACGCTTATCATACgtctttatattttgaaaaatctCCAAAATAAGACAATTTTTTAGTTTAAAACACCAACTTTTTATAGCATCATAACCGGGTTTACTTtggtatatatttataattatatctACATTTATAATCCTAACTAACCCTTTCACTGCTGTTCACTCAGATATCTACACAGGCTGGGTGGCGCAGGTCCTGGATGCCGACCTGCTGGTGGAGTCATGGCAGAGACAAGGTCACGATCTGCCCTCCAACTGCTCCCTGCCCAAACACGTCAAGTCCTACCACGACCACTCCAAGTGGTGTGTGTTGCAGGGTTATGACGACGACGTGACCTGCCTGGGGGACATGAACAGGGAGATGACCCAGCTGAAGCGCGGCGGGGGGCTGATCTGCTCCCTCAACCCCCTGATTTACAGGGCTTTCAGACAGGCGGTGGACTGGTACATTGGCtgttgacagagagagacggacagaacGATGTGGACTCTATGAGTCTGACACTCAGAGGTTTAAATAGGTTTTGAATCTGTGCAGGTGTAGGCATtcctttaaaggtccagtgtgtgggTTTAAGGTGGATCTGTCAGCAGTGTCTAATAACCTAAATCTaagagtttttgtgttttagttgCCTTAGTAATTTGTTCTTTGTCATTACATAGGCAGCAGGTTGTTTTCCACAGTGTCCGCCATGTTGCACCACCGTGTTCCTACAGAAGCCCAGAGCAGACAAATCAAATACTGGCTCTAAAGAGGTCCTTTCACGTTTTACTTGACTTTCAGGCCACCGTAGTTTCTCCTCTCCACACACCTGgaaaggtgaggtgaggggtatctGTTGGAATGCATTATGCTCTTCcaccactagatatcactaTACCCCACAACCTTTTAAAAAGCTACAAGaaatgttttacacattagCTTCTTTAAGAGCTTGTACTCTAAGTGAATCTTAGCCAAGTACATTCATGTAGTTAACATATCACAGTTAAACATCActattgtattttgttgtgaTTCTTTCTTTGATAAagcaaaaaataatatttgtttgtgtgtcaatatgtttttattgcagaACTTGCATCACAACTCTCAcatgtgttt
Proteins encoded in this region:
- the LOC124854704 gene encoding deoxyribonuclease-2-alpha-like, with protein sequence MEMMRYKTVIRFLFSTGIFFQACESDVSCRNDDGNEVDWYILYKLPNMNDGGLSYLYMDESSNGWTRSRENINSSSGTLAHTLKPLLDFYDRETEGFGYLIYNDQPPKPKKPAPASFGHSKGVVMLDRQTGVWLSHSTPTFPTYRSKDFWPRRGNANAQTFICVTYSYATFKQIGLQLQYIHAYSYDSRITTTFPTELRGVALRTCYPKRTPWFRIIKLRSVKGQRFSSFAKYRRFGDDIYSGLIVNSVKKDLYVKSWGKMRRPLPSNCSIPHHVYNVKKVQLPGTQPFTNTVDHSKWSVTADGGWTCIADMNREMSQMRRGGGAICINDTVIGDAFYSLIKKDERCDRKRARAPQRALRAQPSEFFFF